In the Diachasmimorpha longicaudata isolate KC_UGA_2023 chromosome 1, iyDiaLong2, whole genome shotgun sequence genome, one interval contains:
- the LOC135165591 gene encoding zinc finger protein 436-like: protein MAYEPRNSKYPPEIHHTHHHPRPADPNAYPYALHPPQTDENRNENNCDNKETHKRHSHTSSGTQTIQKVDAATMTDPLRIDFRLTSEYLARCSNNIGGPYAPKYEESSESSHSCHQARTKVEYDVEPRHINGMLIYHCPECAYRFQDRESLHEHLEEHRQRPHICDICGVSLKRKEHLDRHKQGHNKDRPYQCSMCCKAFKRNEHLARHMIIHSGSKNQICTECGKAFYRKDHLKKHLQSHNGTRGKPLGDGHQQSVSQVEGQQNSSTDGLGNFAMMMRQAGPPPFSILRT, encoded by the exons ATGGCATACGAGCCCAGAAATTCTAAATATCCTCCAGAAATCCATCACACTCACCATCACCCACGACCAGCTGATCCGAATGCTTACCCATACGCTCTGCACCCACCGCAAACCGATGAAAATCGTAACGAAAATAATTGTGACAATAAGGAGACACATAAACGTCATTCCCACACATCATCTGGTACACAAACAATTCAGAAGGTCGACGCTGCCACGATGACTGATCCACTGCGAATCGACTTCAGATTGACGTCTGAATACCTGGCGAGGTGCTCCAATAATATCGGAGGGCCTTATGCACCCAAGTACGAAGAGAGCAGTGAGAGTTCTCACAGCTGTCATCAGGCCAGGACTAAAGTCGAATACGATGTTGAACCTCGACATATCAATG GAATGCTAATCTATCACTGTCCAGAGTGTGCATACCGTTTCCAAGACCGAGAGAGTCTCCACGAGCACCTCGAGGAGCATCGTCAACGTCCGCACATCTGCGACATATGCGGTGTCAGCCTCAAACGAAAGGAGCATCTAGATCGCCACAAACAGGGCCACAACAAGGACAGGCCCTACCAGTGCTCAATGTGTTGCAAGGCCTTCAAAAGAAACGAACACTTAGCCCGACACATGATCATTCACTCCGGgagtaaaaatcaaatttgtaCGGAGTGCGGGAAGGCCTTTTATCGCAAGGatcatttgaaaaaacatCTCCAGAGTCACAATGGCACCAGAGGAAAACCACTTGGGGACGGCCACCAACAGAGTGTCAGCCAAGTGGAGGGGCAGCAGAACTCCAGCACCGATGGCCTTGGCAATTTTGCTATGAT
- the LOC135165602 gene encoding uncharacterized protein LOC135165602 gives MDKTIRYERENINECCDDVPTCSQDINIGIERKRSRPGRRCPSPDVLAQLQASDNPDEIQLVLNEVRNGRITQAVEFIFSLRPFLKDRGKILIDSMERDLADFRKLVDETVDYRVQDEGDVMHFSQNAMNEKLHHLTMQMKERTLSIMEKLHKISPKFDWKNDGKDMLKLSTLINIKEKNTGELGPKESVDSTKNLIHQIFIRNQWLKRELHRLQEENNDLRIYFKKSKDLAAERRVEQIQVPRMLAEQQEMLEKRLDKLKAIYHKNAEKIHALHVNYEEHIHT, from the exons ATGGACAAGACCATTCGTTATGAACGCGAAAATATTAACGAGTGTTGTGACGATGTGCCCACCTGCAGTCAAGATATAAACATCGGCATTGAACGAAAACGATCGAGACCTGGAAGAAGATGCCCTTCGCCGGATGTTTTGGCTCAGCTGCAGGCGTCG gacAATCCTGATGAGATTCAATTGGTGCTAAACGAAGTGAGGAATGGCCGGATCACACAAGCAGTGGAGTTCATCTTCTCCCTGCGTCCATTTCTCAAAGATCGAGGGAAAATTCTTATCGACTCGATGGAGAGGGATTTAGCggattttcgaaaattagTCGACGAAACTGTGGATTACAGA GTACAAGATGAAGGTGATGTCATGCATTTTAGTCAGAATGCCATGAACGAAAAATTGCACCATCTGACGATGCAGATGAAGGAGAGAACCCTTAgtataatggaaaaattgcacaAAATATCCCCCAAGTTCGATTGGAAAAACGATGGCAAGGACATGCTCAAGTTATcgacattaattaatatt aaagagaaaaatactgGCGAATTAGGTCCAAAAGAAAGTGTCGACTCGACTAAGAATTTAATCCACCAAATATTCATTCGCAATCAATGGTTGAAACGGGAATTGCACCGGCTGCAGGAGGAGAATAACGACCTTAGAATATACTTCAAGAAATCTAAGGACCTTGCGGCGGAGAGGCGAGTGGAGCAAATACAAGTTCCTCGTATGCTCGCCGAACAGCAGGAGATGCTGGAGAAACGTCTCGACAAATTGAAGGcgatttatcacaaaaatgctgaaaaaattcatgcaCTACATGTGAATTATGAGGAGCACATCCATACATAG